The region CTATTGAATTTTTAGGTATAGTTAGACTATATTTATCGCTATCTTGTTTTAGTGAAAATTCCTGAATACACGAAGAGGGAATGGGGTTTGTATAATTTGGGGATACAATATTGATTAAAGATTCTGCTATCAGAGGCATATTCTCATCAAGTTCTTGGTGAATTTTAGATGTTAATATTGCTACGTTTTCTATAATTCTTTCAACATCTGGATCTTTGCTGTCTACATTTAAAAAAGGAGCTACTTTTGGAAATTTCTTAGCAAATAGATTTCTCATTTCATGCAGATAAGACATTTCTTTGCGAAAATACAGTATATTATTTTCGTTTTTTTTCACTATAAAACCTCACAATATCTATTGTTGCGAAAAGTAACTCTTATATTAAATTCTTTAAATAAATCGGTTTCATAAACATATGCAATATCAAATGTAAGTTGCCATGGTTTTAAAGAATCATCATAATTCATAGAAACAATTTTGATTCTATTTTCATATTTTTTAATAAGATTATATATCTCTTTGCCTATTATTTGGCAAAGGTCTTTTGAGTCTATGCTAAAAAAAGATATATCGGGAAATCCCATGTCGCTTGAACTTATGCAATCATCAAGCTTTGAATTTAAAAGAACGCTGATATTTTCTTTAATATCTTTAAGTAGATCTTGATGATAGGGCTTGTCTTTGTTTTCATCGCTTAAAACATATAAAACCCTATCTGATAACGACACAAAACCTCTTTTTGTCTTATTCTTTATCGAGTTTTCCAACTAAAGATAGTTCAAAATTTGCGCCCATAAATTTAAAATGCGGTCTAGCAAGAAGTTCTATTTTATACCATCCAGGCTCTCCGGGTATATCGCTTACATCTATTCTCGCATTTCTAAAAGGTCTTCTGCTTCTTACTTCTGCAGGTGGATTTTCCTGATCCGAGATATATTGTCTAAGCCATTCATTAAGCCCACGCTCTACGTCAGCTCTTTCCTTCCAAGTTCCTATTTCCTCTCTTTGTAATACTTTTAAGTAGTGCGCTAGACGAGAAATCAAAAATATGTAAGGAAGTTGAGTGCCTAGCCTAAAATTTGTTTCGGCCTCTTTTCCTTCCGGAGTATTTGGAAAAATTTTAGGCTTTAGTGCAGAATTTGCAGAGAAAAATGCTGCATTGTTGCTATCTCTTCTTAAGGTAAGAGTTATAAAGCCATTTTCGGAAAGTTCATATTCTCTTCTATCTGTTATTAAAACTTCTGTTGGAATTTTGGCTTGAACACTACCATAATTTTCATAAAGATATGTAGGTAGGTCCTTAACGGCTCCACCTCCTTTTGGCCCTATTATATTTCCGCACCATCTAAAATCCGCAAAACTTTCAGTAAGCCTTGTTGCAAATGCATAGGCTGAATTTCCCCATAGCATATGATTGTGCGAGCCTTCGACATTTTCCTTGTAGTTAAAGCTTTTTATTGGGTTATCTTCCGGTAAATATGGAGAGCGAGTTAAAAATTTAGTAACTAAAAGACCTACATATTTTGCATCTTCGTTTTCTCTAAAAGTTCTCCATCTTGTATACTGAGGTCCTTCAAGCATACTCTTCAAGTCCTTGATGTTTGCCATTTCACCATAATGCTCTAAACCAAAAAAATTAGGTGATAGCGACGTTAAAAACGGAGAATGGCTCATGGCGGAGACAGATGACATTTTATTTAAAAAAGTCATATCGGAATTCGTTTTGTCTAGCTGATAGTCGCCTATAATTGCGCCTATAGGCTCACCGCCGAACTGTCCGTACTCATGAGAATAAACTTGTTTATAAACAACACTTTGAGTTATATCCAGATTGGCTTCAAAGTCATCAAGAATTTCTTCTTTTGTAATATCAAAAAGAACAATTTTTGTATTTTCGTTAAAGTTTGTTCTTTCTACTAAAAAGCGAATTCCTCTCCAAGTCGACTCTAATTGCTGAAATTGTTCATTATGAAGTATTTCGTCCATTTGCTTTGAAAGCAAACCGTCTATATGGGCTATCATTTCATCAAGAGCAAGCTTGTTGATTTTTTCTTCCGGATTTTCAGATGTTACAATGTTGGAAATAAATTCAGCAACTCCTCTTTTTGCGACACTATAACTTTCATCATCCTTTGAATATCTGCTTCTTTGCATAATGCTTTCAATGATCGGTGTTTGAACTTTTGTTTTTGGCATATCAGTCCTTTTGCTCTTGATCTTGCGTATTTTTGATTTCTAGGAGTAGTTTTTCTTTTGTTTCGTTATTTTTTAGAGCCTCCAAAACCGCTTTTCTAAAATCAGGTATATTTCCCATAGGTCCTTTTAGGGCAATCAAAGCCTTTCTTAGCTCTATTAACTTGTTTATCTCAGGGATTTGTTTGGCTATATTGTCGGGGGAAAAATCTTTCATATTTGATATTTTTAAGTCCACATTTATCTCTTCGCTACCTATACCAAGCTTGTTTTTTACTGAGAAATTTGTTTTGATATCCATTTTTTCCATTACTTGATCAAAGTTTATTTTGTTTATTGAAACAACTTCTCTTTCTTCTACAGGTTTTTCATTGTGCCCTGTTAAATTTGACATGACCATAACTTTTAGCGGAAGCTCAACATCTGCCTCTTGATTATTGGTTTTTGTTTTGTAGGTTATGTTTATACGCTCTTTTGGAGCTATAGAATTATCTGCCACGACACTCTCCTTTTAAAAATCTTTAAATTGGATATAATTATAATTAAAAAATATTAAATTCTTTTTAAGAAATATTTTACAAAATAAGTAGCGATTACTTACAAAAAGATTTCGCTTTTTTATAAATATCTGATAAATAATCTTTAAGTTCAATTGTTTCTATTAAATTTATTATTTGCAAATACATAATTTTGGCGTTACTATCCATATTTTTATTTGTAAATAGTTCTGCCATTGATATCATGGATTGTAAATTTCCTTTTACATCATTTAGCTTGTTTTCATTGTTTATGTCTATTAAAATTTGATCGATGGATTGGTTTTTATAGTCTTTGGTTTTATTTTTTAAACTATTTGTTTCTTTATTCGAATTTGCGAAAAAATCATAAGTCTCTTGCGGGCATATGTCTTGATTGTCTTGAAATTTTAATTTTAATATTTCTGTATTTTGATCTAAAAATATTTTTACTTGATCTGATATAAATTTTGATATACCTGCAAAGCCGTTTTTTTGAAAAAATTCACAAAAGAGTCTAAGCCCTTCTATCCAAAAAGGATTTAAAGACAAATTTTGCATAAAATATTTTATATTATCAACATTAACTTCCGCCATATCTTTTAGTGATATTATTAAATTTTGATCAGGATATCTAATGGGCGTTATATGGTTATTATGAGAAGGAAGAGATTTGATTCTTCCCCACATAGCTTCTAAAAATACGGCGTAAGAGCTTATATTTGATATGTTATTTGCCAGTAAGCTTGTTGCTAAATTTATAAAATAATCTCTAAATTCTCTATCGTTTAGGTGGTTGATGTCTGAAGGATTAGCTTTGGAAGAGTATGTTTCGCTCGGTTTTTTTATATGTTGAGAATTTGGCTTTATATCTTGACTTATTTGTACTTGAGGATCGGAAGGTAAATTAAGATTTTCAAATTTGCATTCAAGTAAAATTTCAAATTCGCCAATCGTCTTTTGAAAAAGCTTGGCTATTTCTTTTTTGCAATTTAAATTTGATTGATTATATTCATTAATAAAAAAATCTATAGTAGTTTTTAGAATTTTCTTTTTGGTTGAGAGCAATTTGTCTGATTGTCCTAGTGTTTTAGGGTTTTCTTTTAAATTTTTTAAAAAAAAGTTTATTGCCTTAAGAAAAATTTCATAGTTTTCTGCTTTGTCTACATTTACGGTTGCTATTGATAAATAATTAAGAATTTTTGTATCAAGAGATAAAGATTGTAAAACATATAATGAATTTCCAAAAACTACATCCCATTTTATTTTTTCATGGGCAAGTGTTTTGTACTTGGACATCTCGTCTTGAAGCTCAATATAGATTTCATCTTCTTGAAAATTCTGATTAAATTCTTGATAAAGTTGCATGCATTCCTCAAATCATTTTATGAAATTTTGGATTATTACACTTAAAAGCTTTTAATAAACTTAACGATATTTTCTAAACAATAGTTATTGTTTGTGATAAATATTTTTATTGCGATAAATTAAATATTAAAAAATATTGTAATTATATTTTAAAATTTAATATGTTAAACTTCAAAAATTTTAAAATAACTTTAAGGTGATGTCAAAATGATTAAAAAAGTAATTTTATCTGTTTTTGTAGCATTATTTTTTAGTGCTTGCGGAAAGTTGAGCGTCGGCGTTAATAATACGCCAAATTCAAATTTTAATCACCGTGGTGATAATGTCCCGATTACTGTCATACTTTATCAATTGAAAGATATTAAAAAATTTCAAGAGGCCACAGAGATGGAACTTCTTGAAAGAGAAGATGAAATTTTGGGCAGGGACAAAATAGACTCTATTAAGCTTCAAATAGAGCCTGAAGCGGATGTTTCGATTTTGAATATAGACAAGCAAGAGGTGCCTTATGTGGGAATCCTTGTTCTTTATGCGGATCAAAATAAGACAAAAATTAAAGAATTCAAAAAAACTGCAGAAATAAAGTCAGATTATTTAGTATTTAAGATTACCGATAAAGATATCAAAGCATTGGGAGCTAAAAGTCTAAGTGTAAAAATTAATCAAAAGGCTAAATGATGGCGGATAGACTAAAGGTAGTCTGGCACAATGGAATGAATGTAGATAAAATTCATTTTGAGCAACAAGAGAGATATTTTGAGAGAAATATAAATTTAAAAACCATCTCTTCTTTTACAAATTTATATGGAGTTTTGGATTTACAGATTTCAAATGAGTTGCTTGAGCAGGGCAAAATAAGCTTGAAGAAAATTTCAGTGATAGCTCAAGACGGATCCATTTTGAATGCTCCCGATGAAGATGATTTGCCGGAACCTTTAGAAGTTGAATTTGATTCATTGGCCTCTTCGGTTATAGTTTTGAAGATTCCCGTTGATAATTTAGTTGTGGATGTGAGTTTGCAAAATAGCATACCTAATTCCAAATTTAAAGCCAAGAGAGCGATAGTAAACTCTAAAATACACGATGACGCAAATATTGATGTTTTAAAAGATTTGAGCGATGAAGAAGATTATTTGCTAAGCTCGGCATTTAATCAAGACAAAGAAAATGTTGTTCTTGCAAGCTTAAAAACAAGCTTGGGGGTTTTGGGTAGCAAAACTCCGTATGAAGTTGAAATTCCAATATGCAAAATACAAAATATTAGTTCCAGTAAACAAATTAAGCTTGATGATAAATTTATACCGACTTGTCTTGATGTGAGCAATCATTCATTTATAAGACAATTTTTGGATGAAATGATTTATACTACAAAACAACATAAAGAGACATTATCTAGTATATTTAAAAGTATCGATCAGGCTAAAAATACTTTAGATTTTGCTACATACTTATCACTTAATATGCTAAAGAAATGGCATTTGATTTTTTCATATATGTCAAATAAACAAAAGATTCATCCTGAGTATCTTTATGAAAAATTGATAGACTTTCAGGCTGATTTAATGGCCTTAAGTAATGATGAAAAATTTAGCGGTTTTATAGCTTATAAACACTATGATCTTACTTCAACTCTTATATCCCTCATAAATAATATTAGGCTGCTATTTTCAAAAATCATATCGCCAAAATACACTATGGCTCATGTTGTTACAAACGCCCATGGCTTTTTTGATTGTATATTTGATAATCCGGGGATTGTCCAAAGCGCAGAACTATTTTTGGCTGTTAGCTCGGATAGTGGAACTGATTATTTGCTTAAAAATTTTAAAGATCAATCTAAAATTCATACTCAATCAAATATAAAAAATATAGTTGCATCCCAGCTTAAAGGGCTAAACATTGAACAAATTTCGGTAATACCTACAACTCTTCCTAGACTAAATGGCTATGTTTATTATCGTTTAGACAAAAAAGATGCCTTGTTTAAAGCATTTAACGGAGAGAGTATTGTGAGTATATATGTTACAAACAATATAATAAATCCTGATATAAGAATGTGGGCAGTATTATAAAAATTAAGGAAAAATATGCAAAATCAAGATAATCAAACCTCTATATTGTTTGAAAGCAGACTGCAGGGATTGGGTATAAATCAAGCACTAGATAGTATTTTGCCTCTTTTGCTTCTTGCAAATAGGATGTCTAAAATTCAAAATATGTCTCAATCGGAGATGGTAAATTTAAAAGAAAGATTGACAAATGATATATTGAGTATAAGCTCAAGGCTTGCCAGTTTAAAAATTTACGATGAAGATGATATAACTCGCCTTAGATATTGTCTTTGTGTATTTATAGATGAAAGTTTAATGAAAAATGAAATTTTTATGAATAGTTTTTGGGCTAACAATACACTTACCATTAGACTTTTTAACGAAAATTTAGGCGGAAATAAATTTTTTGGAATAATGGATAAGTGGTTTGAAAACCCTACTAAAAATAAGGATTTTTTAGAAGTCGTTTATGTATGTTTAATTCTTGGCTATAGAGGCAAATATGATTTGCAGGATGATTGTAATGAAAAAATAAGTTATCTTTGTGAGAGTATAGCCGCGGCTATTACCCCATTAATTAAAAGCGATGAAGAGATAATGTTTCAAAAAGCATACACCTCTTCAAGTAAAGATAGTGCATTGAGTCGATTTGATTTTAAAAATTCTAAAATAATTGCTACTGCAATCGGACTTTTAATAATAATTGCTTCTTTTGTTTATTCTTTATATTCTCTTGATAAGCAGAATTTAAAAACTAATGTAAGCATTAATAATAAAATAGATAGTTTTATGAAAGACTCAAATTCTACTTTATAAGATTTTTTGAAAGTTAAAGAAAATAAAAAGTTGTATTGGATACAATTATCAAATATTTTTAATTTAAAAAGGAGCTATTATGGCACAACCAGCGTATATAAGGATAGAAGGCGTTTCACAAGGACTTATTTCCAGTGGCGCATCTACAGAAGCAAGTATCGGCAATCGCTACCAAGCAGGACATGAAGATGAGATAATGGCACAAGAAGTGTCTCATATCGTAAATGTTCCAACCGATCCTCAGAGCGGACAACCTTCAGGGCAAAGAGTTCACAAGCCTTTTGTCTTTACTTCGTCGTTAAACAAAGCTGTTCCTTTACTTTATAATGCATTAACAAACGGAGAGAGACTTAGCAATGTTGAAATTCATTGGTTTAGAACATCTACAAGCGGTGGAGCGGAACATTATTTTACAACTAAATTAGAAGACGCCATTATAACAGACATTACTTTGGTTATGCCAAATGCACAAGAGAAAAATAATAGCGATAAAACAGAACTTTTCCAAGTTTCTATGAACTATAGAAAAATAGTTTGGGAGCATGTTGCTGCAGGAACTAGCGGAAGCGATGACTGGAGAGAAGGCACAAGAAATAGCTAAAGTTTTAATTTGCATGGATTATTTCCATGCAAAGATTACTTGAAAACAGGTAATGCAAAAAACAAATTTCAACCGTTTTAGAGCATATTTAAGATATAAATTTAAGGGTCAGAAAAAATCTTCAAATTATAAACAATATCTTTATATATTTATATACATTCTTATCTCACTTACCGTATTTTTAATCCCTAATGATATTTTAGACAGATACTCTTTAGCTAAACATTTTACAAATTTTATGGAATTTATCCCCGCTATAGAACAGATAGAACATAGAAGTGCCATACCTCAGATAGCTAAATTTTATACAGCTTACATGTTTATAGTAGGGATAGTATTTGCTATGTTTTTTATGTATAACTTTTTTGTTTATTCTATACATCATTGCAGATTATTTGATATCTATAAAAAAGAGCGTTATATACCTAGAATAAAGCCAAAAACATCTCTATTTATGTTTATTGCTTTTGCAGTAGGAATTTTTTGGTTTTTTTACATGATTATACAAGGAAATCTAATAGGAATAAGACCTAAACAAGCTATAAAATCTACTACTATAGACGACATTTATGGACTTTTGTTTTATGTAGATTCTTATTATTTAATGACATTTGGATGTATTGCCATTGTAGTTGTTGCTATTGTTATAATAATAGATATACTATTTTTAACAAGAATTAAAAAATGAGTAACGACAATAACAAAACAAAAAACAATACTATAGTAACAAGTACCATAAGCAATGTAGGTGCAGGAACCGACGCAGCTTGGAGTAAATTTATAAGCGATCAAAGCGATGATATGGGTAAAATTTTTAAAGGCGTATTGAGTAAAGCATTTAAGCCTATAGGGACTATAACTGATATAAATAGCTACACAATAGCAAATACTGAAAAAGAGAAATTTAAATTTACAAGAAAAACATCAAGAACAATTTAAGATGTGTATAAGAATCATTAAAATAATTTTTATATTAAATTTGCACTAAATTATTTTTTAGTATAATAAACAAATTTAACTAAATGGATAAAGAGTGTAATGCAAAAAACAAATTTCAACCGTTTTAGAGCATATTTAAGATATAAATTTAAGGGTCAGAAAAAATCTTCAAATTATAAACAATATCTTTATATATTTATATACATTCTTATCTCACTTACCGTATTTTTAATCCCTAATGATATTTTAGACAGATACTCTTTAGCTAAACATTTTACAAATTTTATGGAATTTATCCCCGCTATAGAACAGATAGAACATAGAAGTGCCATACCTCAGATAGCTAAATTTTATACAGCTTACATGTTTATAGTAGGGATAGTATTTGCTATGTTTTTTATGTATAACTTTTTTGTTTATTCTATACATCATAATGCTTTATTTGATGTGTATATAGCAAAAAATCATATCTCTAAAAAGAGACCAAAAATTTGGCTATTTTCATCATTCATTCTAATTGCTAGTTTTTTTTGGTTTTTTTATATGTTTATACAAGGAAATTTGATTGGAGCAAGCTTCAGGCATCAGTCTATAAAAATTGCTACTATAGATGACATTTATGGACTTTTGTTTTATGTTGACATTTATGCAATGATAAGTTTTTCTAGTTTGGCTGCCGCAATAATTTTTGCTTTTGATATGCTTTCTAATGGAATATCAAAAAATGAGTAACGACAATAACAAAACAAAAAACAATACTATAGTAACAAGTACCATAAGCAATGTAGGTGCAGGAACCGACGCAGCTTGGAGTAAATTTATAAGCGATCAAAGCGATGATATGGGTAAAATTTCTAAAGGCGTCTTAAGTAAAGCATTTAAGCCAGTAGGAGCCATGACCGATATAAATAGCTACACAATAGCAAATACTGAAAAAGAGAAATTTAAATCGGTATATAGCAGTATTTTTGGCAACGGGTTATCTTTCTTGGGGGCAGTAGCAGGTGGTTTTAGAGGGCCATATATTGCTGCAGGTGGTGCAGTCGTAGGTAATCAAGTTGGGAATTACATCGCTGAAGCTACTCAAGATGTAGCATATGATACTTATGAGACTATAAAACCAAGACCGGTAACACCTTTAACTTCACAAGAAAGAATGGGGCTTGCAAATCAGATTAGAAGCGGAGATATATCAAGCCTTTTATACGGAACTAAACAAAACACAACAAACAAAAAGGAAACAAATCACGTGCAATCAATCAAATCTACTTCATATATAAATTTAAACATAAGCGGTTCAGACTTTACGATAACTAAAGCTGTGGTAAAAGAAAATTTAGAGGAAATTTTTATAGCGGAATGCGAAGGGTATTGTGAAAGCTTCGAAAACCCACTTTTGCATAGCTTGAATAATTTTAGCAATAAAAATTCTGCTTCCGGCTATAATTTTTTAGATCAATTTGCAACCTTAACTCTTAAAAAAATTACTTTCCAAAGTGATAATTCTCGTTCAAGTTCCGTAAATTTTCAAGAGAATAATAATTCTAATGAAAGCATATACAAAGGAATAATATCTCAAGTAAATTTCATAGGAACATCAAATTCTAATTTTAAAGAAGAGAGTTCAAAGTTAAGTAATAGCATTAAACTGGATAAAAATTCTATAAAACAAAAGTATTTTTTTAAATTTGTTTTATCTTCTCCTTTGGTGAGACTTTCTATAAATAGTGCAAATAGGATCTTTACCGATAAGAACGTAGTAGAGGTTGTAAAAGAAATTTTCAAATTTTATCAATCCTCTTTGATGAAAGAGATAGATTTTTCTAATATAAAAAATTTATATGAAACCAAAGAATATATTGCACAATACAATGAAAGCGATCTTGAATTTTTGAAGAGAATTTGTTTTAACAATGGTATATATTTTTATGAAGACGAAAGCAAAATATACTTTTATGATGTTCCCCATTCTTTGGATGATGAAAGATATGATATCACAACAAATGATTCCGGCAATAGCGGAAAAAATATCATTTTCAATCCTAATGTAAATAACATATTAAGCCAAGAATGCATAAATTCGGTAAATAAAACAGAGATTCTCAACTCAAATAGCTTTTCGTACTCTTTGCAAAGTTCGACATATCCCGTGTCTTTAAATTTATTAAATTCTCAATCTATCTTTGATGAGGCTAGATCATATAATACGCATGCTCATTTAAGCCAATACTCTTTTACTCAGCATGAATCTTTGCATATACCTACAGGATTAAAAAAGATTAGATCCATACTTGATCTTAA is a window of Campylobacter sp. CCUG 57310 DNA encoding:
- a CDS encoding Hcp family type VI secretion system effector; translation: MAQPAYIRIEGVSQGLISSGASTEASIGNRYQAGHEDEIMAQEVSHIVNVPTDPQSGQPSGQRVHKPFVFTSSLNKAVPLLYNALTNGERLSNVEIHWFRTSTSGGAEHYFTTKLEDAIITDITLVMPNAQEKNNSDKTELFQVSMNYRKIVWEHVAAGTSGSDDWREGTRNS
- a CDS encoding type VI secretion system domain-containing protein produces the protein MQLYQEFNQNFQEDEIYIELQDEMSKYKTLAHEKIKWDVVFGNSLYVLQSLSLDTKILNYLSIATVNVDKAENYEIFLKAINFFLKNLKENPKTLGQSDKLLSTKKKILKTTIDFFINEYNQSNLNCKKEIAKLFQKTIGEFEILLECKFENLNLPSDPQVQISQDIKPNSQHIKKPSETYSSKANPSDINHLNDREFRDYFINLATSLLANNISNISSYAVFLEAMWGRIKSLPSHNNHITPIRYPDQNLIISLKDMAEVNVDNIKYFMQNLSLNPFWIEGLRLFCEFFQKNGFAGISKFISDQVKIFLDQNTEILKLKFQDNQDICPQETYDFFANSNKETNSLKNKTKDYKNQSIDQILIDINNENKLNDVKGNLQSMISMAELFTNKNMDSNAKIMYLQIINLIETIELKDYLSDIYKKAKSFCK
- the tssK gene encoding type VI secretion system baseplate subunit TssK, which translates into the protein MADRLKVVWHNGMNVDKIHFEQQERYFERNINLKTISSFTNLYGVLDLQISNELLEQGKISLKKISVIAQDGSILNAPDEDDLPEPLEVEFDSLASSVIVLKIPVDNLVVDVSLQNSIPNSKFKAKRAIVNSKIHDDANIDVLKDLSDEEDYLLSSAFNQDKENVVLASLKTSLGVLGSKTPYEVEIPICKIQNISSSKQIKLDDKFIPTCLDVSNHSFIRQFLDEMIYTTKQHKETLSSIFKSIDQAKNTLDFATYLSLNMLKKWHLIFSYMSNKQKIHPEYLYEKLIDFQADLMALSNDEKFSGFIAYKHYDLTSTLISLINNIRLLFSKIISPKYTMAHVVTNAHGFFDCIFDNPGIVQSAELFLAVSSDSGTDYLLKNFKDQSKIHTQSNIKNIVASQLKGLNIEQISVIPTTLPRLNGYVYYRLDKKDALFKAFNGESIVSIYVTNNIINPDIRMWAVL
- the tssB gene encoding type VI secretion system contractile sheath small subunit produces the protein MADNSIAPKERINITYKTKTNNQEADVELPLKVMVMSNLTGHNEKPVEEREVVSINKINFDQVMEKMDIKTNFSVKNKLGIGSEEINVDLKISNMKDFSPDNIAKQIPEINKLIELRKALIALKGPMGNIPDFRKAVLEALKNNETKEKLLLEIKNTQDQEQKD
- a CDS encoding GPW/gp25 family protein, whose amino-acid sequence is MSLSDRVLYVLSDENKDKPYHQDLLKDIKENISVLLNSKLDDCISSSDMGFPDISFFSIDSKDLCQIIGKEIYNLIKKYENRIKIVSMNYDDSLKPWQLTFDIAYVYETDLFKEFNIRVTFRNNRYCEVL
- the icmH gene encoding type IVB secretion system protein IcmH/DotU, yielding MQNQDNQTSILFESRLQGLGINQALDSILPLLLLANRMSKIQNMSQSEMVNLKERLTNDILSISSRLASLKIYDEDDITRLRYCLCVFIDESLMKNEIFMNSFWANNTLTIRLFNENLGGNKFFGIMDKWFENPTKNKDFLEVVYVCLILGYRGKYDLQDDCNEKISYLCESIAAAITPLIKSDEEIMFQKAYTSSSKDSALSRFDFKNSKIIATAIGLLIIIASFVYSLYSLDKQNLKTNVSINNKIDSFMKDSNSTL
- the vgrG gene encoding type VI secretion system tip protein VgrG; translated protein: MEYQKMSNDNNKTKNNTIVTSTISNVGAGTDAAWSKFISDQSDDMGKISKGVLSKAFKPVGAMTDINSYTIANTEKEKFKSVYSSIFGNGLSFLGAVAGGFRGPYIAAGGAVVGNQVGNYIAEATQDVAYDTYETIKPRPVTPLTSQERMGLANQIRSGDISSLLYGTKQNTTNKKETNHVQSIKSTSYINLNISGSDFTITKAVVKENLEEIFIAECEGYCESFENPLLHSLNNFSNKNSASGYNFLDQFATLTLKKITFQSDNSRSSSVNFQENNNSNESIYKGIISQVNFIGTSNSNFKEESSKLSNSIKLDKNSIKQKYFFKFVLSSPLVRLSINSANRIFTDKNVVEVVKEIFKFYQSSLMKEIDFSNIKNLYETKEYIAQYNESDLEFLKRICFNNGIYFYEDESKIYFYDVPHSLDDERYDITTNDSGNSGKNIIFNPNVNNILSQECINSVNKTEILNSNSFSYSLQSSTYPVSLNLLNSQSIFDEARSYNTHAHLSQYSFTQHESLHIPTGLKKIRSILDLNRYEANSNVFGLKLNENISLNVDESDLKNDNSNFNFKIISLTQIFVDETNLENRLDSNDITPIKGKTFSTTYSNQIVMLPKNIVFAPSFKSKPRAPEATFGVVIGSSDIDDEKNTIHTDQFGRVKVRINAFSTQESIDNIEFINGKATGNLKNTNDYSRSAYLRVITPIASNNSGFFAIPRIGDEVVVSFLENDIDKPIVSGSLYNSYNPPLPSLPTNYHQTTISSKTIGVNEGGRNEITLSNIKDKEQIYLKAEKDYDELVQHNFTQTIENNKSSKVIGTYTERIKQAHIQTIDLAKNVNVGAEYLTTVGLSRDTLVGLSNTLNVGVDNKIRVGKDSSEDVGNNKTIEIRGNLDRIIHQDETNIVKQAKRDIIEGSYEFNASQGINYYTKEHMVFQADNYTEIKSNGNLTIDTDSQHTEVAESKFSEIKTNYEMDAGNKIIHKVGSSEIYINGSSVIIKAGGVDVVIDSSGLTVMGGHIKAE
- the tssC gene encoding type VI secretion system contractile sheath large subunit; this translates as MPKTKVQTPIIESIMQRSRYSKDDESYSVAKRGVAEFISNIVTSENPEEKINKLALDEMIAHIDGLLSKQMDEILHNEQFQQLESTWRGIRFLVERTNFNENTKIVLFDITKEEILDDFEANLDITQSVVYKQVYSHEYGQFGGEPIGAIIGDYQLDKTNSDMTFLNKMSSVSAMSHSPFLTSLSPNFFGLEHYGEMANIKDLKSMLEGPQYTRWRTFRENEDAKYVGLLVTKFLTRSPYLPEDNPIKSFNYKENVEGSHNHMLWGNSAYAFATRLTESFADFRWCGNIIGPKGGGAVKDLPTYLYENYGSVQAKIPTEVLITDRREYELSENGFITLTLRRDSNNAAFFSANSALKPKIFPNTPEGKEAETNFRLGTQLPYIFLISRLAHYLKVLQREEIGTWKERADVERGLNEWLRQYISDQENPPAEVRSRRPFRNARIDVSDIPGEPGWYKIELLARPHFKFMGANFELSLVGKLDKE
- the tssJ gene encoding type VI secretion system lipoprotein TssJ, which gives rise to MIKKVILSVFVALFFSACGKLSVGVNNTPNSNFNHRGDNVPITVILYQLKDIKKFQEATEMELLEREDEILGRDKIDSIKLQIEPEADVSILNIDKQEVPYVGILVLYADQNKTKIKEFKKTAEIKSDYLVFKITDKDIKALGAKSLSVKINQKAK